The Gemmatimonadota bacterium DNA window GGCGGCAGGCCTCGCCGAGCCGCAGTCCTGTCGAGAACAGCAGCGAGAAGAACGCGACGTAGGTCTTGGGACGAAGCCCCCCTCGAGGCCACAGCAGACTGGCCTGCCTCAAGAGTAAGGCGATCTCCGCAGCGCTGTAGATGTGGGGCTGTTTGCGGCGCGGACGGTGGCCCAGGAGTCCAGCGGGCGGAACCTCAGTGCCAGGGTCGAACACCGCCCGATATTGCGCGAACCGTCGAACGGCCGACAGACGTCGCGTGGGCGCGGCCGGGTCGCTCGAACTGGTGGCCAGCGCCCATTGCACCGCGAGCTCGGTCGTCACGTGGCCGTCGCGTCCGACGCAGTCCGCATACCGAGCGAAGTTGAGCAGCAGCAGTCCTGGCGACTTGAGTTCGAAGCCCAGCCCGCGTCGAAAGGAAAGGTAGTCCTCGACCTGATCGAGGAAGCTCGGGGGCGTCATCGGATCACCTCCGGCCAGGGCAGAGCCACCTCGCGGAGTGCCGACAGATCGAGCTTGGCGTAGATCGCCGTGGTGTCGAGGCAACGGTGTCCCAGGAAGTCGGCGACTTCTTTGAGGCTGGCCCCTCGACGCACCAAGCGACTCGCGACGGTGTGTCTGAAGACGTACGCGCCGCCGAAGGGCGCTTCGACTCCCCCGCGCCGGAGC harbors:
- a CDS encoding tyrosine-type recombinase/integrase; translated protein: MTPPSFLDQVEDYLSFRRGLGFELKSPGLLLLNFARYADCVGRDGHVTTELAVQWALATSSSDPAAPTRRLSAVRRFAQYRAVFDPGTEVPPAGLLGHRPRRKQPHIYSAAEIALLLRQASLLWPRGGLRPKTYVAFFSLLFSTGLRLGEACRLMPGDVNLTDGVLTIRESKFRKSRLVPLHPTATEALICYADHRNAPRTRSGHFFRTDHAPALKRNTVQRTFSRIRVRLGWTAQGRARRPRIHDARHTFAVRRLLRWYEEGVDVDRKILALATYLGHAKPTDTYWSLSPVPEL